The following proteins come from a genomic window of Scomber japonicus isolate fScoJap1 chromosome 4, fScoJap1.pri, whole genome shotgun sequence:
- the LOC128356980 gene encoding TRAF3-interacting JNK-activating modulator — MDALAVSGFQLSPVKGFDQKVEIRAEKHEHLRGRNNVTSCRSPTREFNTKLIKNELKEKRHLEFLRRRSVSPDLCGANSTNCSSKRKTPKTFGGKKYTSVSKSETLYTNIQNTQTANGHPVMILTPNSSVSDDPSTSKWASLWSEHVTPVRHEKYPTRKQVYTSTTVTKESNKKKSTDKRENSINAQKMSIKTFIQTEKSQQKKTMREATVQTESGLITVKESDIQQLADCLQEALWREDIVKKKLAALQERTSNLMNSSNKIWTARCSEDLLRNKIKALEAQLQVCLQKFPKDGVKKLVLQMEKQKLIYEEKALVALQKATQEKTEAVTKAETMQEALLTAKAEALKWQSLYEDLKLSSAQLREHQYLSNEQLQQLHSQIELSRAREAELKEEMMSLRQERKELQYNICQLEEDNEGLREEVQLLRDGANESQDIMMQECLTPEEAEPRLIVRRDSQVGEELRHTQEKLQLKERECEELQTELHAMEQECQSSQARLSQCRDELRQLSNRRRTPARCGSWWRVFVFFLLLLAVAGVAMLWLWHPPFREQVEDLYSDIEIRVDNYLMEMASPRHSGCFRPI, encoded by the exons ATGGATGCCCTGGCTGTCAGTGGATTTCAGCTCTCCCCAGTGAAAGGCTTTGACCAGAAAGTGGAGATCCGAGCAGAGAAACATGAACACCTACGAGGACGTAACAATGTGACTTCTTGTCGGAGCCCTACGAGAGAATTTAACACAAAACTGATAAAGAATGAactgaaggaaaagaggcaCCTAGAATTTCTCAGGAGGAGATCAGTCAGTCCAGACTTGTGTGGAGCGAATTCTACAAACTGTtcctcaaaaagaaaaactccaaAGACATTTGGAGGGAAGAAATACACTTCAGTCAGCAAGTCAGAGACATTGTATACAAATATCCAAAATACTCAAACTGCTAATGGACACCCAGTAATGATTTTAACACCAAACAGCAGTGTATCGGATGACCCAAGCACCAGTAAATGG GCTTCCTTATGGTCAGAACATGTAACGCCGGTGAGGCATGAGAAATACCCCACAAGGAAGCAAGTATATACCTCCACAACAGTGACAAAAGAatcaaacaagaagaaaagcacGGATAAAAGAGAGAATAGTATAAATG CCCAAAAGATGAGCATCAAAACATTCATTCAGACTGAAAAGAGTCAGCAGAAAAAGACAATGCGAGAGGCCACTGTGCAGACAGA GTCTGGACTCATCACTGTCAAGGAATCA GATATTCAGCAGTTAGCCGATTGCTTGCAG GAGGCATTGTGGAGAGAAGACATAGTGAAGAAGAAGCTGGCAGCTCTGCAGGAGAGAACGTCAAACCTCATGAACTCCTCCAACAAAATATGGACA GCTCGCTGCAGTGAAGACCTGCTGAGAAACAAGATCAAGGCTCTGGAGGCTCAACTGCAAGTCTGCTTGCAG AAATTTCCCAAGGATGGAGTGAAGAAACTGGTGCTGCAGATGGAAAAGCAGAAACTGATTTATGAAGAGAAGGCCCTGGTCGCCCTGCAGAAGGCCACGCAGGAGAAAACTGAAGCAGTCACAAAGGCAGAGACAATGCAG GAAGCGCTACTTACAGCAAAGGCAGAGGCACTGAAGTGGCAGAGCCTTTATGAGGATCTGAAGCTGAGCTCAGCACAACTCAGGGAGCATCAGTACCTCAGTAATGAACAGCTGCAACAGCTGCACAGTCAAATCGAG CTTTCCAGGGCCAGagaggctgagctgaaggaggagATGATGTCACTAAGACAAGAGAGGAAAGAGCTTCAATACAACATCTGCCAGCTGGAAGAAGACAACGAAGGTTTAAGAGAGGAAGTCCAACTTCTTAGAG ATGGCGCCAATGAGAGCCAGGACATCATGATGCAGGAGTGTCTGACGCCAGAGGAAGCAGAGCCACGACTGATAGTGAGGAGAGACTCTCAGGTGGGGGAGGAGCTCCGTCACACTCAGGAGAAACTCCAACTCAaggagagagag TGTGAGGAGCTGCAGACAGAGCTGCATGCTATGGAGCAGGAATGTCAGTCCAGTCAGGCCCGGCTGTCGCAGTGCAGGGACGAGCTTCGGCAGCTCAGCAACCGCCGCAGGACACCG GCACGCTGTGGCTCCTGGTGGAGAGTGTTTGTgttcttcctcctactcctcgCTGTGGCAGGTGTTGCCATGTTGTGGCTGTGGCATCCACCTTTCAGGGAACAAGTTGAGGACCTTTACTCAGATATAGAGATACGCGTTGACAACTATCTCATGGAAATGGCCTCTCCTCGACACTCAGGCTGTTTTAGACCAATATGA
- the atp5pb gene encoding ATP synthase F(0) complex subunit B1, mitochondrial: MLSRLVIVSASALKGSGPLGAGLVQASRSLHTTSQSLAPVPPLPEKGGKVRHGIFPEEIFQLLYPKTGVTGPYMLGTGLLVYMLSKEIYVINHETLAAASIGAVIIYGVKKFGPSVAAFADKLNEDKVAKAQEVKDVAMTALTQAIEDEKKEQWRAEGRSILFDAKRNNVAMLLETNYRERLHMVTNEVKRRLDYQVALQDLHRRMAQEHMINWVEKSVIGSITPQQEKESIAKCITDLKALAKNTQAKATA, translated from the exons ATGCTGTCCAGGCTCGTCATTGTTTCAG CCAGTGCCCTGAAAGGCAGTGGCCCTCTTGGCGCTGG TCTTGTCCAGGCGTCTCGCTCTCTGCACACCACATCCCAGAGCCTGGCCCCAGTACCCCCTCTGCCAGAGAAGGGAGGCAAAGTCCGTCATGGTATCTTCCCAGAGGAGATTTTCCAGCTCCTGTACCCCAAAACAGGAGTTACAG GACCCTACATGCTGGGTACTGGCCTCCTTGTCTACATGCTTTCAAAGGAAATCTATGTCATCAACCACGAGACCTTAGCCGCTGCCTCCATAGGTGCTGTCATCATCTATGGTGTCAAGAAATTCGGTCCAAGTGTTGCAGCTTTTGCTGACAAACTGAATGAG gacAAAGTGGCGAAGGCTCAGGAGGTGAAGGATGTGGCCATGACCGCCCTGACTCAGGCTATTGAGGACGAGAAGAAGGAGCAGTGGAGAGCAGAGGGAAGATCAATTCTCTTCGATGCTAAGAGA AACAATGTGGCCATGCTGTTGGAGACCAACTACAGAGAGAGGCTACACATGGTGACCAATGAGGTGAAGAGACGCTTGGACTACCAGGTGGCCCTGCAGGACCTCCACCGCCGAATGGCTCAGGAGCACATGATTAACTGGGTGGAGAAGAGCGTCATTGGCAGCATCACTCCTCAGCAG GAGAAGGAGAGCATCGCCAAGTGCATCACAGACCTGAAGGCTCTGGCCAAGAACACTCAGGCCAAAGCCACCGCTTAA